ATTGACAGATGTTTCCtacttttgtattgtttatatacttatttatttttttaatttttgactTGATGGAAAACAACTGCttcaggtgtggctgtttgttgaTGCTTCTAAAACGTTCTTGCAGGGGCCTGCTAGCAGTTAACAGACTCCTGGAGATTACAGTACACCTCATTAGCCCTTCAGAGATTGCATATCATTGTAATTGCTGTTGTGTGCTATTGTGCTTGTCCCTAATGACGgtggaaaggaaaggaaagcgATTCCGCCCGCGTTGCAAGCCCAGCTCCAGCTGTGTGCGCACCTCTACGTGATGAACAGCCCCGGAACTACACTGTTTACATGTTGGGTTTACTGAACAATTGTGACGTACAGGTGATGAGGAGTACAGGGCGAACTCACAGGAAAACACTTCTAGCTGACTGGAACCAACTCTGTCACATCCCCAGACTCTAACTCTCCAGCTTGCAAATGAAATGGCTGGTACAGAACAGCCAGAGCTGGATTTGTGCTCTATCTTTAAGACAAGCAGTCCTTTAATAGACTGCATACAGACTCATACCGCAGGTCTCTCGGTTGTTTGGTTGCATTTCTAGTTAACTAGTAGATAACTTAATTAAGACACCATTTTCAGctattattcatattattcatATCATTCATATAATTACAGATAATCCAGCTAGTGAATTGGTACTAAGGGTCAcgattctttttttgtatttcagacaTCTAGAACTGCAagcaacattacattatttaagatATAATCCAACTGATCTGATTAAACTATCTcatgtggtgctggagtctcgagtggtgctggagtctcgtgtggtgctggagtctcgtgtggtgctttagtctcgtgtggtgctttagtctcgtgtggtgctggagtctcgtgtggtgctggagtctcgtgtggtgctggagtctcgtgtggtgctggagtctcgtgtggtgctggagtctcgtgtggtgctggagtctcgtgtggtgctggagtctcgtgtggtgctggagtctcgtgtggtgctggagtctcgtgtggtgctggagtctcgtgtggtgctggagtctcgtgtggtgctggagtctcgtgtggtgctggagtctcgtgtggtgctttagtctcgtgtggtgctggagtctcgtgtggtgctggagtctcgtgtggtgctttagtctcgtgtggtgctttagtctcgtgtggtgctggagtctcgtgtggtgctggagtctcgtgtggtgctggagtctcgtgtggtgctggagtctcgtgtggtgctggagtctcgtgtggtgctggagtctcgtgtggtgctggagtctcgtgtggtgctggagtctcgtgtggtgctggagtctcgtgtggtgctttagtctcgtgtggtgctggagtctcgtgtggtgctttagtctcgtgtggtgctggagtctcgtgtggtgctggagtctcgtgtggtgctggagtctcgtgtggtgctggagtctcgtgtggtgctggagtctcgtgtggtgctggagtctcgtgtggtgctggagtctcgtgtggtgctggagtctcgtgtggtgctggagtctcgtgtggtgctggagtctcgtgtggtgctggagtctcgtgtggtgctggagtctcgtgtggtgctggagtctcgtgtggtgctggagtctcgtgtggtgctggagtctcgtgtggtgctttagtctcgtgtggtgctggagtctcgtgtggtgctggagtctcgtgtggtgctggagtctcgtgtggtgctttagtctcgtgtggtgctttagtctcgtgtggtgctttagtctcgtgtggtgctttagtctcgtgtggtgctgtagtctcgtgtggtgctggagtctcgtgtggtgctttagtctcgtgtggtgctggagtctcgtgtggtgctggagtctcgtgtggtgctggagtctcgtgtggtgctggggtcttgtgtggtgctggagtctcgtgtggtgctggggtctcgtgtggtgctggagtctcgtgtggtgctggggtcttgtgtggtgctggagtctcgtgtggtgctggggtctcgtgtggtgctggagtctcgtgtggtgctggagtctcgtgtggtgctggagtctcgtgtggtgctggggtctcgtgtggtgctggagtctcgtgtggtgctggagtctcgtgtggtgctggagtctcgtgtggtgctggagtctcgtgtggtgctggagtctcgtgtggtgctttagtctcgtgtggtgctttagtctcgtgtggtgcaggagtctcgtgtggtgctggagtctcgtgtggtgctggagtctcgtgtggtgctggagtctcgtgtggtgctggagtctcgtgtggtgctggagtctcgtgtggtgctttagtctcgtgtggtgctttagtctcgtgtggtgctttagtcttgtgtggtgctggagtctcgtgtggtgctttagtctcgtgtggtgctttagtctcgtgtggtgctggagtctcgtgtggtgctttagtctcgtgtggtgctggagtctcgtgtggtgctggggtctcgtgtggtgctggggtctcgtgtggtgctggagtctcgtgtggtgctggagtctcgtgtggtgctggagtctcgtgtggtgctttagtctcgtgtggtgctttagtctcgtgtggtgctggagtctcgtgtggtgctggagtctcgtgtggtgctggagtctcgtgtggtgctttagtctcgtgtggtgctggagtctcgtgtggtgctggagtctcgtgtggtgctggagtctcgtgtggtgctggagtctcgtgtggtgctggagtctcgtgtggtgctttagtctcgtgtggtgctggagtctcgtgtggtgctggagtctcgtgtggtgctggagtctcgtgtggtgctggagtctcgtgtggtgctttagtctcgtgtggtgctttagtctcgtgtggtgctttagtctcgtgtggtgctggagtctcgtgtggtgctttagtctcgtgtggtgctggagtctcgtgtggtgctttagtctcgtgtggtgctggagtctcgtgtggtgctttagtctcgtgtggtgctggagtctcgtgtggtgctggggtcttgtgtggtgctggagtctcgtgtggtgctggggtcttgtgtggtgctggagtctcgtgtggtgctttagtctcgtgtggtgctggagtctcgtgtggtgctttaGTCTTGTGTGATGCtttagtctcgtgtggtgctttaGTCTTGTGTGATGCtttagtctcgtgtggtgctttaGTCTTGTGTGGTACTGGAGTCTCGTGTGATGCtttagtctcgtgtggtgctggagtctggtgtggtgctggagtctcgtgtgatGCTTTAGTCTCGTGTGGTTTTTTAAgtcttaaatattttttgcacTACAGGAAAGTCTTAAAAAAATCTACTCAACATGCATGTAGAATATTGGCACAGAATTGCAATGGCAGTCTACTGGTGGATGCACACAAGCACCCAATTGCATGTCTAGTAGCCTATTGCCTGTGTTGTGACATTGAACTGAACTTCAACAAACAGGTTATTGCATATCAATTAAATAAGCCTTTATGacaaaataaagtgttattttttgATGCTGCATATAAACAAAGTGGATCTTTAATTGCTTTAGTTGCATGGATTTTACCCCAATAAATACACGTGCAGCtgcttcttttatatatatatatatatatatatatatatatacatacatacatacacacactattttACACAAAGCCCACGCCACACAATGCATTCCTGCTTGTGGTGTGAAGCAGCCCATGAGCGTTGTCTAAAGCCGACTAAATTCCAGGCAGGCTGGATTTCTTTGCCCATCCTTCCCAATTCAAAGGCAGCTAACTGTTTATAAGAAACGTCGCGTCACCCCCCCCCTTTGTCTCTTGACATCTAGCGGGTCTCTCTTGCTATTGGCTGGCCACGGGTGCACCGAGCTCCCGATTGGCCCGCTGTTCGGTTCCTCCAGCTCGGTCACTGGTGGAGGTTTTCTCTCAAAAGGCTAAATACTCTGGTGCTGCAGTTTGAATTTACAGCCCGGACAGTGAGAGTGGGAGAAAACGGAACCCTATTTACCCCTAAGACAAGCAACTCAACTTTTCAGGCAAGAAGAAAAAGCAAGAGGGAGAATCTCCTCTTCTATAAAAAAATAGCTTgctttgttattatatatatttataactaaAGTTACTGGAAGATGGTTTCTGCAGTTTTGGAGGTGTTTGGCTTGGGACTGTGCGTCattggctggctgctggttatgATGGCCTGCGGGCTACCCATGTGGAAAGTGACTGCCTATATTGACGCCAATATTGTGCTGGCCCAGACGGTCTGGGACGGTCTGTGGATGACCTGCGTGGTCCAGAGCACGGGGCAGATGCAGTGCAAGACGCACGATTCCATGCTGTCCCTCACCCAGGACCTGCAGGCAGCCCGCGCCCTCACCATCATCTCCTCAGTGCTCGGAGTCTTCGGGCTGCTGGTGACGATCGCCGGGGCGCAGTGCACCAACTGCATCCAAGGCGAAGGGTCCAAGGTGAGAATCGTCAACGCGGGAGGAGTGATCTTCATCATCAGTGGCTTTTTACTCTTGATACCTCTCTGTTGGATGGCCCACAGAATCATCGTGGATTTCTACGACCCTAAAATCCCCGCTCCGATGAAGCGAGAGATGGGAGCCGCTCTGTACATCGGCTGGGCAGCGACTGCGCTTCTGTTCGTCGGTGGCGGAATGCTTTGTTGCTCTTGTCCCCAAAAAGGGGCCAGTTCTTATGCGGTCAAATATGCGCCCCCAATAAGAGCGGCTCAGAACGTggaatatgataaaaaaaattacgtttaattttttaatttgaatttttggAATCGCCCCGTGGCGTCTGCACGGTCTCAACCACCTACTGGGCTTGAAGAATCTTCCAGCTGTCTCTACCTGTTTTCAACATAGAATACACTTGACGAAGTTAAGATTTGTacaacggaaaaaaaaaaaaaaaaacaataaaaaaaaaaaaaaaaaaaaaaccaaaacgatatcactttttaaaagcaacaatacaaaagcaaaacaactgaacataaAACTTTTAGAAGAataaggaaaaaaagaagaaaaaaaccctttgaaaaatattttgtcgGCTTATAAGACTTCGAGACATTTTGTTGACATTGAAAAGACACCCTTTTAATAACCAGACTGTTCGTTTATAAGGTACCCACCAGCATTTACCACCAGTTTTTCAGGATTTCAGTTATGAACTAATGTGTATAGCCATAgcgattttgtttttttctctttttcataaTTATACAACTGTATTTGTACTTGATATATTGTATTGATGTATTCAGTTGTGTGTATTCCCCAATGCATTCAAACGCATTTAATGTAGGCAGTAATACTGCTGTGTTTTCAATAGGAACTTTGAAAGCAGAAATGTGTTCAGTCGTCCAATTGCAGTATTAATTGATCCTAGTACATCTAAAATCGACTGTGCGTAACAACCGCTCTATAGCCCAGTCCACAGCAATATGACTGCATGTTAAATACGGCACATAGACGGCTAAAAAGAGCAGACCGGCGCACTGTTTGAAGGGTTCACTGTACAACCACAGCACATGGTTACAGTCCTCCTTGTGATGAACCCACAGTGCGCATTATGAGGAAATCTCACTCAAACGTGCCTGCTGTAGTAAATAACGGTTCTGTAGAGGACATTCTAAGAGGCGCGCAACACGGTGCCTTGTCCGCATTGATGTATTCCGATGTAACCACTAAGATCCAGCAGCCCTACTGCAGTTTAATCAGACAGACAGCCCCCCGCTGCCAGTGGTAGATGGTTGAATCAGCAGGTGGTTCACGGGGTGTGCAGACCTTTACTGTACACGTAAACGCTGCGCATTCCCTTTTGTGTCCTTGactgaaagcttttatttttgtatttaaaatgtattgcttgaCGCATTCTGAGCTGTCTGAGTTGCTGTTTAGAGGAATAAACCGTGATGCTCAAATTGAACGTGTTTTGATCTCTTTTCTCTGTGCAGGTTTGCCACCCACACTATATCAAAGTGTCTTATGATATATAAGAAAGCTCAGACTGTGCTCGAGTCCGTGTTTTCGTTCTGGTTCCTTCCTCCCATAGTTAACAGCTGCTTTTATTTTGAGAGTCTGTGTGAGTCTTATTGTGTTGAATCACTCTTCGCTGTATACTAAGGGCACCCATTCTGAAATGATTCACAGACTTGTTCTCTAGATCAGTAAATAGCATCGAGAACGTTGTTACCATTGGAAGACAAACTAAGTGGTGCATAACGtcttaaaatgaacatttacatTTACCACTTTTACACCCGAaacattgctttatttttcactCACTAAACTGTACCATgtaaaaagatgtattttttccccagaacaATGCAGTAGTTTGGTTGGCCTATAATCCTCTGCACAATACCAAGGCTTTCTTTCTCCCCAACTGCttgggagtgagggagtgagggagggatggaggggaGGGCAGGGCACAGCAGGGGTAAgcatttatttatgaaaatggTAAAGATGAAGACAACCAGATGAGTTCCCTTACTGGAAAGGTCCTTCAATTAAACatgctccccccccccaaccctaacccctccCCGAGCCCCCTTCATCCCACATTCACTTAGACTCTCTAAGTCATCAAGCAGACAAAGAGTGAGACGGGAGcttcccctttctctctctctctcctttctctccaccccccctttctctctctctctctcctctctctccaccccctctgtgtttgtgtttctctctctgtgtctctctctctctctctctctctcagtgttatCATACTGGCTCACACGGTCAGGGAGAGGGATATAACTGGTCAACGCTTTGTCCTGTTCCGCACGCCACTCTGAATCTCACCCCGCTGGCTGAACCCGCTGGCTCGgttggaaagcaggctgacggaTCAGGAAAGTCCCGTAGTCGCACACCCAGCCCAGAATGCTTAATCCAGGATATGGGATATTTCCTTTTCCTGACCAGATGTATATGAGacctgtcagaaaaaaaagaaataaataatccaaTGCTTTTGACTCCGGAACTGAAAGAGAGATCTTTACACCAAACTCCAACTTGTTTtcgtgaaagaaaaataaaactgttacattACAAAACACATGGTAAAACATGAAGAAACTAATCATCTGATCAAACTGAACAAGTTTAAACGGAGAGGAGCATGGGCTCAGATTGCTGGTCATgagataaaacacattttagagcCGGTATAATGGCCGTCTATGGGGAGGTTACAGCCATATGAAAATAAAAGAGCGCTGTGGTTTTAAAGTTAGCATCAAACTGTTTTGTACAATCATAGTAATTGTTAGTCTCAGATGCATGTATGAGTTAAGGATGTTGCAGAGGGAGCAGCCTCCTACAGGCTCAGGTATATACCGCTCTGTGGCTCATTCAGGGTGGGAGTTTGAATGTTTGTGTGTTGGTTACTTCGTACTACAGGTACACCAAATGTGGCTGAACAATTTaaagatgttattattttaac
Above is a window of Polyodon spathula isolate WHYD16114869_AA chromosome 25, ASM1765450v1, whole genome shotgun sequence DNA encoding:
- the LOC121300110 gene encoding claudin-4-like, coding for MVSAVLEVFGLGLCVIGWLLVMMACGLPMWKVTAYIDANIVLAQTVWDGLWMTCVVQSTGQMQCKTHDSMLSLTQDLQAARALTIISSVLGVFGLLVTIAGAQCTNCIQGEGSKVRIVNAGGVIFIISGFLLLIPLCWMAHRIIVDFYDPKIPAPMKREMGAALYIGWAATALLFVGGGMLCCSCPQKGASSYAVKYAPPIRAAQNVEYDKKNYV